A single Oncorhynchus mykiss isolate Arlee chromosome 22, USDA_OmykA_1.1, whole genome shotgun sequence DNA region contains:
- the LOC110502188 gene encoding zinc finger protein 804A yields MACYYIVISSTHLSNGHFRNIKGVFRGPLSKNGNKNLDYAEKERTTTMAKALEDLKANFYCDLCDKQYYKHQEFDNHINSYDHAHKQRLKELKQREFARNVASKTRKDARKQERALRRIHELAEQRREVHCAPGSGPKFKSTTVAVEGSFRDSCTNGPSEESNNSTVQETGTHNHTSTGTGLATNSKTQKTLYWPYTGKAKKQTYNRHKIAFSFSFPKKASMKLKSSAAVFCDNTEEGSKECVRRQKLRMPLVELNILDSPTAEEKGLGHGTVEAIDTQPGDLSPNSVHFSEWSQRSSDALARSDIPMPPQCSHLCSVLVNSEDMARPYVSSVSQLPAFPGNPDTVLDRPNSEETQRNSTTEAEPETSKLQQDHKIEESVCGEEDSSISSFSSEVVSGSDGLPENGSSSQSSQCPGTVREEQKGEDITVVVKTLSFTKPSQPFFSVLSRDGNTVLQWPTEMLTFTRTEPCLSYSCNPLHFDFRASQQWQSRAKVSVGDSQSNLSVALCISSTSVCAEEPTDVDNKHNNKACSGPNHQSPIRDGREAVERKDCLICEHHTSDTDTESYSLRLKRHGSGGYSRHSKGRTQSEKRAAGGEKWKSRDRRHYRSHKKKGRRRRRRGGMRGGSEEEEEHHRERETDGGLESNTEKSNKFQRRSECWEGLDSQFRVPTSQQVQPLEKSKQSAEDSGCAAPFAAEDRETERERERERERERERETERERERETERERERERERERERERKCVVERERVVERKEERRRQETAGRVNGSAGSLSLSDEKVFGKSVRRDPVHPSTEQRNTAGHGSKSSQSHNDTPCPEKPPGVVRQNPSRVMTVTAPESLVTVTQKLRMALSPERLGEDLCESRALKRKRTASMSLADKEQGLDLQGPCTQCQPAVMVEPSGPVLCTQCQSTVEESNWPDGSMGEEGSAWSCCVSCGGEGRQRKRQRGSSYNPHISDPPVGHNVLISDPPVGHNVLISDSPVGHNDHISDPPVGHNVLISDPPVGHNDHISDPPVGHNVHMAEPPLDVLSVDRCELNVQSENLVNTAVEYLEVKGQLASCSALSQPAVEHDSKSMGGSPRLQIQNNVPSMNEECSFSPSQTGPVRDPPNPPEIIGITNEYKNNTVCLPNSSTVSLPIMVHHIGMGNLGQDCITRKSVAVTAQVSPLGVREIIPPSIPQMFHRQKTSLDKSCQHSPQSHPTHQECHSPQHTQIQRFHPGVRVQDERGFMESLRPGSTNITASPYHNHRPPCFHQHHLSDGMEKHHCLVQIQTHRHVLHHHQQHQMFPGKMKQVLSGSPVAVSTSCPPMLHPVHLSPSPMSPMSPMPTRSITIRHTILHHQHHHRAAFLPAHPQPTLLPHVLPVPVSSLPIGAEMCPSGPYPPPFVTSPPQLSVMAPPSLHHHPMAVTFHAMPRPAMFPSMLQAHPHPTVIPLQSMF; encoded by the exons AGGCTGAAGGAGCTGAAGCAGAGAGAGTTTGCCCGGAACGTGGCCTCTAAGACCAGGAAGGATGCGCGGAAACAGGAGAGAGCACTCCGGAGGATACATGAGCTTGCCGAACAACGCAGAGAGGTCCATTG CGCTCCAGGCAGTGGCCCCAAGTTCAAGTCCACTACGGTGGCAGTGGAGGGCAGTTTCAGAGACAGCTGTACCAATGGACCTTCAGAGGAGTCCAACAACTCCACAGTTCAGGAGACAGGAACCCACAACCACACCAGCACCGGCACTGGCCTGGCCACCAACAGCAAGACCCAGAAAACACTATACTGGCCTTACACGGGAAAGGCCAAGAAACAGACTTACAACAGGCACAAAATAGCATTCTCATTCTCCTTCCCAAAGAAAGCATCCATGAAGCTGAAATCTTCGGCCGCCGTATTCtgtgacaacacagaggagggtTCCAAAGAATGCGTCAGAAGACAGAAGCTCAGAATGCCCCTTGTTGAGTTGAACATTCTGGACTCTCCTACTGCAGAGGAAAAGGGACTGGGTCATGGGACTGTGGAGGCTATTGACACTCAGCCTGGTGATCTCAGCCCAAACAGTGTTCATTTTAGTGAGTGGAGCCAGAGGTCATCAGATGCACTAGCCAGGTCTGACATCCCGATGCCACCACAGTGCTCGCATTTGTGTTCTGTGTTAGTTAACTCTGAGGATATGGCCAGACCTTATGTGTCCTCCGTCTCCCAATTACCTGCATTCCCAGGCAACCCAGACACAGTACTAGATAGACCGAACTCTGAGGAAACACAGAGAAACAGCACAACAGAGGCCGAGCCGGAAACAAGCAAACTCCAGCAAGATCATAAAATAGAGGAGAGTGTCTGTGGGGAAGAGGACTCCTCCATTAGCAGTTTCTCTTCTGAGGTCGTCTCCGGTTCTGATGGTCTCCCTGAGAACGGCTCCTCCTCTCAATCCTCTCAGTGTCCTGGGACTgtgagagaggaacagaaaggaGAAGACATTACGGTGGTGGTGAAGACCCTGTCTTTCACCAAGCCCAGCCAGCCCTTCTTCTCTGTGCTCAGCAGAGATGGAaacactgttctccagtggcCTACAGAGATGTTGACCTTCACCAGGACAGAGCCCTGTCTCTCCTACAGCTGCAACCCCCTCCATTTTGACTTTAGGGCCTCACAGCAATGGCAGAGCAGGGCGAAGGTTAGTGTTGGTGACAGTCAGAGTAATTTATCTGTGGCTTTGTGTATCAGCTCAACCTCTGTCTGCGCTGAGGAACCAACAGATGTTGACAACAAGCACAACAACAAGGCCTGCTCTGGCCCAAACCATCAGAGCCCTATCAGAGACGGCAGGGAGGCAGTGGAGAGGAAGGATTGTCTCATATGTGAGCACCACACGagtgacacagacacagaaagtTACAGCTTGCGACTTAAGAGACACGGCAGTGGTGGATATAGTAGGCACTCAAAAGGTAGGACTCAATCTGAGAAAAGAGCAGCAGGTGGCGAGAAATGGAAATCCAGAGACAGGCGCCATTATAGGAGCCacaagaagaaggggaggaggaggaggaggaggggggggatgagaggaggcagtgaggaagaagaggagcaccacagagagagggagacagacggagGGTTGGAGAGCAATACAGAGAAAAGCAACAAATTTCAGAGACGGTCTGAGTGTTGGGAAGGACTTGATAGCCAATTTAGAGTCCCCACTTCACAGCAAGTGCAGCCATTAGAGAAGTCAAAGCAATCGGCTGAGGACAGCGGCTGCGCTGCTCCCTTTGCCGCGGAGgacagggagacggagagagagagggagagggagagagagagggagagggagagagagacggagagagagagggagagggagacggagagagagagagagagggagagagagagggagagggagagggagaggaagtgtgtggtGGAGAGGGAGCGGGTtgtggagaggaaggaagagagaagaagacaggaaacagcagGCAGAGTAAACGGCTCAGCGGGCAGCCTCAGCCTCTCGGATGAAAAGGTGTTTGGGAAGAGCGTCAGGAGAGACCCAGTCCATCCATCAACAGAACAGAGAAACACTGCAGGGCATGGCTCAAAGAGCTCCCAGAGTCACAACGACACCCCTTGCCCTGAGAAACCTCCTGGGGTTGTTAGACAAAACCCAAGCAGAGTGATGACAGTCACGGCACCAGAGAGCTTAGTCACCGTTACCCAAAAACTAAGAATGGCCCTTTCACCCGAGAGGCTTGGTGAAGACTTGTGTGAGAGCAGGGCCCTGAAACGGAAAAGGACAGCATCAATGTCTCTGGCTGATAAGGAGCAGGGCCTTGACCTCCAGGGTCCATGCACTCAGTGTCAGCCAGCTGTAATGGTAGAGCCCAGCGGGCCAGTCCTATGTACCCAGTGTCAGTCAACTGTGGAAGAGTCCAATTGGCCAGATGGTTCAATGGGTGAGGAGGGGTCTGCTTGGTCTTGCTGTGTTTCTTgtggtggggaggggagacagaggaagagacagagagggtccAGTTATAATCCTCACATCTCAGACCCTCCTGTAGGTCACAATGTTCTCATCTCAGACCCTCCTGTAGGTCACAATGTTCTCATCTCAGACTCTCCTGTAGGTCACAATGATCACATCTCAGACCCTCCTGTAGGTCACAATGTTCTCATCTCAGATCCTCCTGTAGGTCACAATGATCACATCTCAGACCCTCCTGTAGGTCACAATGTTCACATGGCAGAACCTCCTCTGGATGTACTGTCTGTTGACAGATGTGAGCTGAACGTCCAGAGTGAGAATCTAGTGAATACAGCTGTGGAATATCTTGAGGTTAAAGGTCAACTTGCCAGCTGTAGTGCCTTGAGTCAGCCAGCTGTAGAGCACGACAGTAAGTCAATGGGAGGCTCTCCTCGGCTCCAGATTCAGAACAATGTTCCCAGCATGAATGAAGAatgttccttctctccctctcaaactGGACCTGTAAGAGATCCCCCAAATCCCCCAGAAATAATTGGTATTACtaatgaatacaaaaacaatactgTTTGCCTCCCAAACTCTTCCACTGTTTCTCTCCCGATCATGGTACATCATATAGGAATGGGTAACTTAGGACAAGATTGTATAACAAGGAAATCGGTGGCAGTGACTGCCCAGGTCAGTCCACTGGGTGTGAGAGAGATCATCCCCCCGTCCATCCCACAGATGTTTCACAGACAGAAAACGAGTCTGGACAAGTCATGTCAGCACAGTCCCCAGAGCCACCCCACCCACCAGGAGTGCCACAGCCCCCAGCATACCCAGATTCAGAGGTTTCATCCTGGGGTTAGGGTTCAGGACGAGAGAGGGTTCATGGAGAGCCTGAGACCTGGCAGTACTAACATTACAGCTAGCCCCTACCACAATCACCGACCGCCATGTTTCCATCAGCATCACCTGTCTGACGGCATGGAGAAACACCACTGTCTCGTTCAGATCCAGACCCACAGGCACGTCCTCCACCACCATCAGCAACATCAGATGTTCCCTGGAAAGATGAAGCAAGTTCTGTCTGGATCTCCTGTCGCGGTGTCCACCTCCTGTCCTCCCATGCTCCACCCCGTCCACCTGTCTCCATCCCCCATGTCGCCCATGTCCCCCATGCCAACCAGGTCCATCACTATCCGACACACCATTCTCcatcaccaacatcaccaccGTGCAGCCTTCCTCCCTGCTCACCCCCAACCAACTCTCTTACCCCATGTTCTGCCTGTCCCAGTCAGCAGCCTGCCTATTGGGGCAGAAATGTGTCCCTCTGGCCCCTACCCACCTCCCTTTGTGACCTCACCACCGCAACTCTCGGTAATGGCCCCGCCCAGTTTACACCACCACCCAATGGCGGTGACATTCCACGCCATGCCCCGTCCAGCCATGTTCCCCTCCATGCTGCAGGCACACCCACATCCCACTGTCATCCCTCTACAGTCCatgttttaa